In the Fibrobacter sp. UWB4 genome, one interval contains:
- a CDS encoding sodium ion-translocating decarboxylase subunit beta, whose amino-acid sequence MSGIINSVADFASSTGFAQITVPMVIMWIVSFVLMFLAIVKKYEPLLLLPIAIGALAVNIPSVAFYDGGWSIEGMFSPTGGLYYYISQGIHLELFPPIIFLGVGAMTDFGPLIANPRTLILGGGAQFGVFMTMFAAVALGGFTLGEAASIGIIGGADGPTSIFTANKLAKHLIGPIAVAAYTYMALVPLIQPPIMRAMTNDAERKIRMKALRQVSKAERIVFAVMVMIVCVLVVPDASALIIMLMMGNIFKEAGVVERLVKTSSNELMNIVTIFLGTSVGLTMSADIFLKPQTLMIIAMGVVAFGFSTFGGLLLAKIMNKCSPKNPVNPLIGSAGVSAVPMAARVSQVEGAKYDPQNFLLMHAMGPNVSGVIGTAVCAGYMISRLS is encoded by the coding sequence ATGAGTGGAATTATTAACTCAGTCGCGGACTTCGCCTCGAGCACAGGATTCGCGCAGATTACCGTTCCGATGGTAATCATGTGGATCGTGAGCTTCGTGTTGATGTTCCTTGCGATTGTCAAAAAATACGAACCGCTTCTGCTCTTGCCGATTGCTATCGGTGCACTTGCGGTGAACATCCCGTCCGTCGCGTTCTACGACGGTGGCTGGAGCATCGAAGGTATGTTCAGCCCGACTGGCGGTCTCTACTACTACATCAGCCAGGGTATCCATCTGGAACTCTTCCCGCCCATCATCTTCTTGGGCGTGGGTGCCATGACGGACTTTGGACCGCTTATCGCTAATCCGCGTACGCTCATCCTCGGTGGTGGCGCACAGTTTGGCGTGTTCATGACCATGTTTGCAGCTGTCGCTCTTGGTGGCTTTACGCTCGGTGAAGCAGCTTCCATTGGTATCATCGGTGGTGCTGACGGTCCGACGTCCATCTTCACTGCGAACAAGCTTGCTAAGCACCTCATCGGCCCCATCGCCGTTGCTGCTTACACCTACATGGCTCTCGTGCCGCTCATCCAGCCGCCTATCATGCGCGCTATGACGAACGACGCTGAACGCAAGATTCGCATGAAGGCTCTCCGCCAGGTTTCCAAGGCCGAACGCATCGTGTTTGCCGTGATGGTGATGATCGTTTGCGTGCTCGTCGTGCCGGATGCTTCTGCCCTTATCATCATGCTTATGATGGGCAACATCTTCAAGGAAGCTGGTGTCGTTGAACGCCTCGTGAAGACTTCTTCGAACGAACTCATGAACATTGTGACGATCTTCCTCGGCACGTCCGTGGGTCTCACGATGTCTGCTGACATCTTCCTCAAGCCGCAGACTCTCATGATCATCGCTATGGGTGTGGTTGCCTTTGGCTTCTCCACTTTCGGCGGTTTGCTCCTCGCAAAGATCATGAACAAGTGCTCTCCGAAGAACCCGGTGAACCCGCTTATCGGTTCCGCAGGCGTTTCCGCTGTGCCGATGGCTGCCCGTGTTTCTCAGGTTGAAGGTGCCAAGTATGACCCGCAGAACTTCCTCCTCATGCACGCTATGGGCCCGAACGTCTCTGGTGTGATTGGTACGGCAGTTTGCGCTGGTTATATGATCAGCCGCTTGAGCTAG
- a CDS encoding FISUMP domain-containing protein, which produces MKVMKFISNFAMLAFGLVFWACTENNTAGTSDESEGIVAIKDREIAGVTQKGPFLTGSSLTVQELDGETLAQTGKSFRTSVKSDRGDFVLGGINLVSPYALLEVNGYYLNEVSWKKSEGMIALNALTDLSDRSHVNVNILTHLTVDRILTLVRRDGKTFVEAKKQAEREVLKSFAVTDDVGNSEDLDLFENKNGSVLLAISVLMQGERAEAAFSELLAKAAIAFADSGVWNGPEKAEVADWAFLTEKEYWDAGYGATRPLITEIKKNVESWNVDPLKREYYADSTLEVYMYDFWVKEYGLGECSDENVGEIRNNADEHSKFYNMKFKCDGDYHKHWIWMGVADFSDSDSSRIVDLQEQKTYKMKRFGDTFWMISNLQYGPKPFKSVYLYKYESASKICPVGSRLPRYDEVENLLLQYGGAGKSAADSLMAVDGFNALQDGPFSIDFWWYDKNGHRQEYEQKGVAIWISTTDIYSYENFVLWIDSAGAEIKKITDYFSGASVRCVVSPESDKKQDAREQKQYSADSYIKDVRDDEVYRFTEIDGKYWLAENLRYREPVLDTSMCDDDGCRYSWLEAVASDSAYNVCPEGWRLPSRFDWDEMLTFVANGVVKGSTYDIGYRLCDYREWDKGDHILQGENDPYDFSVKYNAEHIFWTKSDTTVKERYGDEYIESAWVIEMRDKEAGLILERKQDRYLAVRCVKDK; this is translated from the coding sequence ATGAAGGTGATGAAGTTTATATCAAATTTTGCAATGCTTGCTTTTGGGCTTGTGTTTTGGGCGTGTACCGAAAATAATACCGCCGGCACGAGTGATGAAAGCGAGGGCATTGTCGCTATCAAGGATCGTGAAATCGCGGGCGTGACGCAGAAGGGGCCGTTCTTGACAGGTTCCTCGTTGACGGTCCAGGAACTCGATGGTGAAACGCTTGCTCAGACTGGGAAAAGCTTTAGAACGAGTGTGAAAAGCGATCGGGGCGATTTTGTGCTTGGTGGTATAAATCTGGTTTCGCCGTATGCCTTGTTGGAAGTGAACGGTTATTATCTGAATGAAGTCTCTTGGAAAAAATCCGAGGGAATGATTGCGTTAAATGCTCTTACGGATTTGTCGGATCGTAGCCATGTGAATGTGAATATTCTGACCCATTTGACGGTAGACCGTATTTTGACTTTGGTTCGACGCGATGGAAAAACATTTGTGGAAGCAAAAAAGCAGGCGGAAAGGGAAGTTCTGAAATCTTTTGCTGTTACGGATGATGTTGGAAATAGCGAAGATTTGGATTTGTTTGAAAATAAAAATGGTTCCGTGTTGCTTGCAATATCTGTTTTGATGCAAGGCGAGAGAGCTGAAGCGGCGTTCTCTGAACTGCTCGCGAAAGCGGCCATTGCATTTGCGGATAGCGGAGTCTGGAATGGACCCGAAAAGGCTGAAGTTGCGGATTGGGCGTTCCTGACAGAAAAGGAATATTGGGATGCAGGTTATGGTGCCACTAGGCCCTTAATCACCGAGATTAAGAAAAATGTGGAGTCTTGGAATGTGGACCCTTTGAAGAGGGAATATTATGCAGATTCTACTTTGGAAGTGTATATGTATGATTTTTGGGTAAAAGAATATGGGCTTGGTGAGTGTAGTGATGAAAACGTGGGTGAAATACGTAATAATGCAGATGAGCATAGCAAGTTCTATAATATGAAGTTTAAATGCGATGGAGACTATCATAAGCATTGGATTTGGATGGGTGTCGCTGATTTTTCGGACTCCGATTCTTCTCGAATAGTTGATTTGCAAGAACAAAAGACATATAAGATGAAACGCTTTGGGGATACCTTTTGGATGATTAGCAATTTGCAGTATGGCCCAAAGCCTTTTAAAAGTGTGTACTTGTACAAGTATGAATCTGCATCGAAAATTTGCCCTGTAGGATCTCGTTTGCCTCGATATGACGAAGTTGAAAATTTGTTGTTACAATATGGTGGTGCCGGGAAAAGTGCTGCTGATTCGTTGATGGCGGTGGATGGCTTCAATGCGCTGCAGGACGGGCCCTTCAGTATAGATTTTTGGTGGTATGATAAAAATGGCCACAGACAAGAATATGAACAAAAGGGTGTCGCGATATGGATTTCGACGACGGATATTTATTCTTATGAAAATTTTGTTTTATGGATTGATTCTGCAGGGGCTGAAATAAAAAAAATTACTGATTATTTCTCTGGCGCTTCTGTTCGCTGTGTTGTTAGTCCAGAATCGGATAAAAAACAGGATGCTCGTGAACAGAAACAATATAGTGCGGACAGCTACATAAAAGATGTGCGCGATGATGAAGTGTACCGTTTTACTGAAATAGATGGCAAATATTGGTTGGCAGAAAACCTACGCTATAGAGAACCTGTGCTGGATACTTCGATGTGCGATGATGATGGCTGCCGTTATTCATGGCTTGAGGCTGTTGCCTCTGATTCCGCTTACAATGTATGTCCCGAAGGTTGGCGTCTTCCAAGTCGGTTTGATTGGGATGAAATGTTGACATTTGTTGCGAATGGAGTGGTTAAGGGGAGTACTTATGATATCGGATATAGATTGTGTGATTATAGAGAATGGGATAAAGGAGACCATATTCTTCAAGGAGAGAATGATCCTTATGATTTTAGTGTAAAATATAATGCAGAACATATTTTTTGGACAAAATCCGACACCACTGTTAAGGAACGTTACGGTGATGAATATATCGAAAGCGCTTGGGTAATCGAGATGCGTGATAAAGAAGCTGGATTAATTCTTGAAAGAAAACAGGATCGCTATTTAGCCGTTCGCTGCGTAAAGGATAAATAA
- a CDS encoding TIGR02147 family protein: MKSVTEYKEYREYVLDYYRERKRCSAFTWREFAKDAGFASGSYLKLVCDGKTRLREESAKKTALAMGLVGFEFDYFVLMVRYENAKTDQEKKKCFEEMQTLAEASRVKILGSEMYTFYETWKHSVVRELAVAMPGAKPNEIAKVCRPPISAADVSDSLHFLVKSGLLRRDIKGNYHQANQSLSTGRLNVVAVAVHSLLRQMGEFALDAFDTLPISERHFSGITMGVTSESYAKIVDEIAAFRKRIVSMVADEKNPEKICRLNFQFFPLTEKIDKNE, from the coding sequence ATGAAGTCTGTAACTGAATATAAGGAATACCGCGAATATGTGCTGGATTACTATCGCGAGCGCAAGCGGTGTTCTGCATTTACGTGGCGCGAATTTGCAAAGGATGCCGGATTTGCTTCGGGCTCGTACTTGAAGCTGGTTTGCGATGGCAAGACTCGTTTGCGCGAAGAGAGCGCGAAAAAGACTGCGCTAGCGATGGGCCTGGTGGGTTTTGAGTTTGATTATTTTGTCTTGATGGTGCGTTACGAAAATGCGAAAACGGACCAAGAGAAGAAAAAGTGCTTTGAAGAGATGCAGACGCTTGCTGAGGCTAGCCGTGTGAAAATCCTCGGGAGCGAAATGTACACGTTCTATGAAACGTGGAAACATTCTGTTGTCCGTGAATTGGCTGTTGCGATGCCGGGTGCGAAACCGAACGAGATTGCGAAAGTTTGCAGGCCTCCGATTTCTGCGGCGGATGTGAGCGATAGTCTGCATTTCCTTGTCAAGTCTGGACTTTTGAGGCGTGACATCAAGGGCAATTACCACCAGGCGAACCAATCGCTTTCGACGGGGCGCTTGAACGTGGTTGCTGTGGCGGTGCATTCGCTTTTGCGCCAGATGGGCGAATTTGCGCTGGACGCTTTTGACACGCTTCCAATCTCGGAACGCCACTTTAGCGGTATCACGATGGGCGTGACATCAGAAAGCTATGCGAAAATTGTGGATGAAATTGCAGCGTTCCGCAAGCGCATTGTGTCAATGGTCGCGGACGAGAAAAATCCAGAAAAAATTTGTCGATTGAACTTTCAGTTTTTCCCGTTGACGGAAAAAATTGACAAAAACGAGTGA